One region of Pan paniscus chromosome 5, NHGRI_mPanPan1-v2.0_pri, whole genome shotgun sequence genomic DNA includes:
- the LOC106634882 gene encoding uncharacterized protein LOC106634882, with amino-acid sequence MPRSRRAARRRSAPTPTAPWPRWGWERAGAPEKGLEVREARVSIPPPRWGRGRGAVDRAGRAALRGGVSLAAAGAAGRGGELPRRGAGRRRGGEERGRGCSRRARSPLLARHDCGTWCRGGGTAAGGRPGLLGIGAETRARSRSLALSPPPPPPPLRGKPLHPNREQLRAGGRARAERRAKGSNLRGAGGGGGQQQDGPQVPRRRGSGRPRCQGTWPETPAFPSFFPGQRKREPKVVQLNRPPRAGFEASVSRARQYFLHDRKLHPFFSVGEIVAPLPPKCRARGMTSRYPDLRQCPPPHPHPGAGCGLGGGRLYGSLKHEVMSGGDCCQKHPRFLCFLRGNGSPSSAVESPPAYPTNSGARGPESP; translated from the coding sequence ATGCCGAGGTCGAGGCGGGCTGCGAGGAGACGGTCCGCGCCTACCCCCACCGCACCCTGGCCTCggtggggctgggagagggcTGGGGCTCCGGAGAAGGGGCTGGAGGTTCGCGAAGCGCGCGTCTCCATCCCTCCGCCCCGATGGGGGCGGGGAAGGGGTGCAGTAGACCGCGCTGGAAGAGCAGCTCTCCGGGGAGGGGTCTCCCTCGCTGCGGCAGGCGCAGCAGGCCGGGGAGGGGAGTTGCCTAGGAGAGGGGCCGGGcggcggaggggaggggaggagagggggcgCGGGTGCAGCCGCCGCGCGCGCTCGCCCCTCCTCGCGCGCCATGACTGTGGAACGTGGTGCCGGGGAGGAGGGACGGCCGCCGGGGGCCGCCCGGGGCTGCTCGGCATTGGTGCGGAAACCCGAGCCCGGAGTCGCTCCCTCGcgctgtctcctcctcctcctcctcctcctctgcggGGGAAACCGCTGCACCCAAACCGGGAGCAGCTGCGAGCAGGGGGCAGGGCGCGGGCTGAAAGGCGAGCCAAAGGTTCAAACCTCCGCGGCGCGGGCGGGGGCGGAGGGCAACAGCAGGACGGCCCCCAGGTCCCGAGAAGGCGTGGCAGTGGTCGGCCCAGGTGTCAGGGAACCTGGCCTGAGACCCCTGCATTTCCAAGCTTCTTTCCTGGTCAGAGGAAACGTGAACCAAAGGTAGTTCAGCTAAACAGACCACCTCGAGCCGGGTTCGAGGCATCTGTCTCGAGGGCAAGACAGTATTTTTTGCACGACAGAAAGTTACACCCATTTTTTTCCGTGGGGGAAATCGTTGCGCCCCTTCCCCCAAAATGTCGCGCAAGAGGAATGACCTCCCGCTACCCAGACCTTCGCCagtgtcccccaccccacccccacccgggCGCTGGGTGTGGATTGGGCGGAGGGAGGCTATATGGGAGCTTAAAGCATGAGGTCATGAGCGGAGGAGACTGCTGCCAAAAGCACCcgaggtttttgtgttttttgagggGTAACGGTTCTCCATCTTCAGCAGTGGAAAGTCCTCCCGCCTACCCTACCAATTCTGGGGCACGTGGACCAGAGAGTCCCTGA